A portion of the Tamandua tetradactyla isolate mTamTet1 chromosome 16, mTamTet1.pri, whole genome shotgun sequence genome contains these proteins:
- the PGLYRP1 gene encoding peptidoglycan recognition protein 1, with the protein MPARRTLLAWVLLPILGLLGVGATREDICTMSIVPRSEWRALPSKCTESLSLPVRYVVVSHTAGSTCNSPTSCEQQARNVQHYHAQTLGWCDVGYNFLIGEDGLVYEGRGWDTKGAHTGATWNPISIGISFMGNYMERVPPNRALRAAQNLLACGVARGALSPRYEIKGHRDVQQTLSPGDQLYRIIQTWPHYRE; encoded by the exons ATGCCCGCCCGTCGCACGTTGCTCGCCTGGGTCCTCCTCCCCATCCTTGGCCTCCTTGGAGTCGGGGCGACCAGGGAGGACATTTGCACCATGTCCATAGTCCCCCGGAGTGAGTGGCGGGCCCTCCCATCCAAATGCACCGAGTCCCTGTCCCTGCCCGTGCGCTACGTGGTGGTGTCACACACGGCGGGCAGCACGTGCAACAGCCCCACCTCGTGCGAGCAGCAGGCCCGGAATGTGCAGCACTACCACGCGCAGACGCTGGGCTGGTGCGACGTGGGCTACAA CTTCCTGATCGGAGAGGACGGGCTCGTGTACGAGGGCCGAGGCTGGGACACCAAGGGTGCCCACACAGGCGCCACCTGGAACCCCATATCCATTGGCATCAGCTTCATGGGCAACTACATGG AGCGGGTACCCCCAAACCGGGCCCTGCGGGCGGCCCAGAATCTGCTGGCCTGTGGCGTGGCCCGAGGGGCCCTGAGCCCCCGCTATGAGATCAAAGGCCACCGGGATGTGCAGCAGACGCTCTCCCCTGGCGACCAGCTCTACCGAATCATCCAGACGTGGCCACACTACCGCGAGTGA